TAAACAGGAATGAAGGGCGCACATGACGCAATTCATTTAGAATTTGAAAGCGATGCGATTTATCTAGTGCTGGCGTCCTTAATCTAATGAAAAACGCTGAAGTACGCGTGATCGTCCAGCTCGATTAGCAAAGGAGGCCCAGGCCTCCACATCTTCACATGGCTTCAAGGAATATGAGCAGGCAAAAGGGGGAATTTAACCCACCCTGGACCCAGCAGATCAGATCGTGTGTGATCTTTGATCGTAATGATGCCAGAGACAAAACCCGCCTACGTACTCATCAATCCAATGATTATGGTCTAAATTACATGTGTTCTATTCTAGTATGATAATATTCAACTGAAACTGTTCGTCGCGTTTCCTGGCTTTCCGAAGAATAATCCATCTTCCTTTGCTTTTAGAGTATATATGTCTTAAATCAAAATCGAGCCATAATTCGATAAACGAACCTGAGACGCCCTCCTAAAAGCTTTGTTTAGTTCGAATTTGCTGAAGGCCTTTATGATTGATTAATTGGAGTTCAGACAGACAGCTATGTGACAGGCCACTAGTTGGGATAAAAAGATAAATTAAATTAACGATCGGCAATAGATTAACCGGGGTAGGAATAATCCTTACAACTTTGGAGGTGGTATTGGGATCAGACCTTGAGTGCCCGCATTGCCATACATCCGTGGAGAGATATGGGTGGCCTCTGCGAGCTGCAAGCAAAGTACTACTTCAACCTGTGTACATAAAAAATAACTGCGATTAAGATATGCCGAGACATATTCTGCTCAAAAGCACTTCACGAAAAGTTGTTTAATCACAAAGGGTTGCAGAGCTCAATGGCAGTGTCGGTTCTGATTAGAGGAGAAGAGGAATCACGCACAGGAAGAAGAAAAGAAGGCCTCAACAGTGTAGCCGAAAGGGTAGGCCACCCCCCTAGCTAGCCACCCCAACTTTCGAACCCCAAAAGGAGGCTATTGTGCGCAAGTATCTTGGGGCTTCCTCGAGAATCTGCCGCTGCCCAAACAGGGAAGGATATCTGAATACCAGATGATGAAGCAATACGATACGAATAATGTAGATGACAGGGAAATGCACGCATGCTTTATCTGTTTGCGGTGTAGACAGAGAAAGTGATCAACTTGCTCCATGGGAAATGAAGTTTATAAATGTTCCTCCTGTAGCAGTCCAAAAACTCCGTGTTCCGTTCCCACCGGTGTCATTTGCTTGACTGTGATGATTAAAATCGAGGTAATAGCACCCGGGGTACCCTAACTTGCACAGAATGTGATGATTTAGTCCCAAACTTGCAAAACTTGACTCCACCATACCCCAACTTGCACCTCATGTGATGATTTAGTCACAGGCCAATCACAGCTCGACAATTGTGCAAAAGTGCGTGCGCTAACCGGTCCAGCCACCTGGCTGCCAATTGTCGAGCTGTGATTGGCCTGGGACTAAATCATCACATGAGGTGCAAGTTGGGGTATGGTGGAATCAAGTTTTGCAAGTTTGGGACTAAATCATCACATTCTGTGCAAGTTAGGGTACCTCGGGTGCTATTACCTCATTAAAATCCATAGGGGTATAGGACCATATATAAGTACCCCGTAAAGTAAAGCAGTCTAGGGCTTTAGGCAACTTGCAAACATTTTGCTTATGTCAGGTTCAGTCACTATCTGAAGCTTTTACGGGTTTACTACTCTCTGATTCGCCGGCCCTAGGCAAGTCTAGATATAAATTCCTTTTAGCATGAAAATGCTATATTCCAGAACAGCAATAATCAGTTAGAGAACTTTCTTGAAAACAGGGTACTAACGGTAAGAATCAAAGCTCCAAAGGTGAGGTTCACTTGTTATAATAAATATATATGGTTAGCTAACGGAAGATGTGTCAGATTTACTCTATAAACTGGCATTGCAGACACTGTTGCTTACATGGAAACATACTACATATTCTTCAAAGAAATTTTACAGACACAGAAAAAGGTAAGGATTCATGGTCTGGTCATCAGACTTGACTTACCAGTCCTGACAAAGTACTGAACTCAGCACCTGATGACTGATACTTCATACTCCAAGTGATAAGGCTCGAGCCAATCATGCTAGCGTCTTCAACAACTTCATAGCATTATAGCAGCAACATACATAGATCATCAGTTGTAACTTAAACTTAGAATTAGCTTCTAGATCTACTACTGCTTACTGGGAAACACATGTTTCAATGATAACAGCACATGTGACTACCTTATGCTCTTCGGATTTTTAAGCCTAGATCCTAGTAAATATATATTTCGTCGCTTGAGGCAGTAACTGTAACAACAAGACTGTCATTTATAACAGAGAAAACTATCAATTTAGAGAACAGGAAACACGATGGAACTAATCCAAGCAAACGTAGGTACTAGAGGCCACACAAGGGAAGAAAACAAACGTGCTTCCTTGATATTCTCATAGTATATCTTGTTTTATACAGATCAGATAAGAATAACTTGGATGAGCAAATAAGttcacaaaaagatgcatgcctACTGCCTACGGAGCTTGAAGCAGAACAAGCAAAAGCACAAAACGTGGGGAAAACATGACAAAAAATGCAGTCTTGAGCACAGGAAAAGGAATTATGGAACTGAGGTCAACATCGAAGGGAAAGTTGGGCTATTCCCTTTAATCATTGGATACTTCAAATAAATTTGCAAGACATGATGAGGGAACTTGCACATGTTTAACATGCTTGTATATCTCATGATGAAACTGAGAAAGCAAGAAATCTTGTTAGGTTCTTTCTTGAGGATCAAATCTTGTTGGCTTCAAAATTTATCCAGCCTGACATCGTAACAACTTGGCATTTACCGTATGATACAGTTCAATCTGAAACTAGGAACATGCTGTGTGACCGCTGTCTTGATTTTACTCTGGATGGAAAATTATCTTTTACGAAACAACTGCACTGAAAGGCTAAAGTATATTCGCAGATAACTGTTTCTAAGCAGAAAAGATCAGCTGCTTAAGTGGTCGGTTCCTCTTGAAAGAAGTAACGTCATGATACCAGCATCAGGGTATCCAGCACCATGAAAGGGGAAAAGGATGATAGGGATAAAAAGAAGCAGTCGTTTTCAGTTCTGCTGCAAAACAAAATGGCACCATTGTAAGCACTAGCTCATAATTAGCTGCATGAACTCATAGTGAGGATAAAGATGAAGTCAAAAGAAGTCAGATGTAAGATACAACGTCAAAAGAAGCTGCATGAACTTCATAGTGAGGATAAAGATGTAGTGAGATGCATAAGGGCTTTCGACCCTATTTTTCAGTCATCTGTCCCCATATTACATGAGCTGCTGAATTAAGTTCATAAAGAGTTGGCAGTCATAGTGGTGCGAAAAAGGTTCACACTGAAGCATTCTCCACTTTTTACTTACCATGGAACACATTTCATTTACGCATTGACATTACTTGTTCCAAAATTACTAGTACTACAGCACTGTTAAGAATAGTACATGTTATTTAATAATACATTTAAGTTCCGGTGAGCTGTAAAATAAATAGGACTTGCCATCGAGTACTGCTAATGCCTCACAACACAACTCAAGCAAAAGAAGTTGTATTTAACTGTATACAGCAGCAGCTCCAGTTTTCTGAACCGAGGTATAAAGTTAACAGTCACTGCAATTTCAAGTTGCTTCTACAATGAGACCCCACAGCAAGTTCATAAGTCATAACTACCATGTTGGCATGAAGCTGCTTTCGAGAGCAGTTACAACTTTTTCATCATAGACCCGAGATTTTCATGTTGGCATGAAGTGATTTTACCCGAGTGGCCAAGTTGCAAAGGCCTATGTTCCGAAAGCCATATTATGCACCAAATAGTACCCAATTAAAATGTCCCACTAACGCACTGAATACTGTTGCACTCTCACACATGTCATTTTCGTTACATATGAGTCACTTTCAGGTTCTGAGTACAGTTGGAGAGAGCAGTTTCTCCCCCTAAAACTAGTTACAAACTGCAAATTTTAGTTTGTAATACCTCCAAATTTCCTCCTGGGTTGATCTTGGCAGTCAGCAGACACCAGTTGCAGAAATTGTAAAATTGATAAAGAAAAGGTGACTAAAACACAAAGGCAGAGGTCTACACAAAATATTTGTTTAAAGCTGCCTTAGTCACCACAGTTAGCACAGCCATGCCCACCAACTCGTGCAACGCTGCATGATAACTGCAGATTGCAGAATACAGAAGTTCTGTTGGGCCTCTGTTTACCCTATTCCACTCTGTTTACCCTCCATCCATTATAAACATGTCGTACTTTGAATTGTGTTAGTTACATATTCATAAATGAATAAATAAAACTTGAAACAACATTACATATTCATTATGTAGTAAAAGTTTGAGATACCCCAAGAAGAATAAGTTGAATATAATCACATATTTCCGTATAAATACAGTGTAGTAGCTTGAGCCCATCATAAAACAGAGAACATAATCAACCACTTAGCATTTTTTGTTGGAAGGTACGTGCTCCATATAATTTGTTTTGGTTTCGAAGCATTTATACTAGTAAAAGATTCGCATAAGCATGGTGAACAGTGCCAGGACGGCAAGATCAGTAACAACACAAGTATACCAGCAGCCTGGAAGTATTGCGACCTATGCCTGTGTGTGTCCCAGATCACTGGGAAATGGTACAAGAGACTATTTGTTGAGTCTGTGCAACAATACTAGTTCAGATGTCATTTTATCACTGACGAGATAAAGATGTGTCAGAGATGAGTGAAAACAGCTTACGGTAGATGTTTTCTTCAAACTGACATTTACAGAGCTAGCACATATCAATAGGACTGGTGACAACACACTTAATTCAGAGAGTATTGCTGCCTAAACAGATACAAATGCCATTTATCATTTGCTAGCTTAATCCATTTCAAGATAAAATATACTACCACAAATCATCCCATATACTTATCTCGTCAGTGCCACGCTGCGATGCAACTATATCAAAACATAATGAGTGCTTCCAGGGAAACCTCGCACCAATTAAGTGTTGGAATGTGTGGTCTTCCGCGAATAATACCTTAGATCTCAAAGGCACATGTATACAGTATACTTCTTCTTTCCTTGCCACTTTCTACTGCTCAGTTCGTTTACCCCCTTTCTCTTTTGTTTGTATCAAATACAACAGCTAATTCAAATGCCCTACATCAAGGACAATCTTCTGTTCAGTGAAGCATATAAGATGTCCTTCATTAATACTAGTGCAAAACAACAAGAAAAACTTTGAGCAACAATAATACTCAACAAGACGGTGGAGTATTATTACTTTTTTACTCAaagtttttcttgctgttttaataCTTTGAGTAATGATTAAAACATACCACGCAACAGTTTTTTTTCTGCTAGTTTTGGTCATCAAATATCTTGTTGATGCCTCCGTTCGTCATTCTGCAAACCAAGACGGTGTTTATAACAAACATGACCATTACTTTTTTTATTCAGATGTCAATAGAAATTGTATATAATGAGATGAAAAATATGGAAAATCTAGTAGTAATAACATCTGTGCAGGATGAATCCAGATAAGTTTTTGTATGTTAGCAATTAAAAGTTTAGGAATGTTGACAGCCACAGATTCTAAAACGGAATCTAAGGAAAATTCTCCTCAAATGGCACGCTAGTATCATACATAGTACTACATTTGGCTACAAACAGGTCTAAACACCATTACTTGAATGCATATCCTCTGGCTTTACAGTGTTCATTCAAACTCCTCCATCTAACAAGTGTCGGTTTGAGAGACGGTGTCAGGGTTTTTCTGAACACATCCCACCATAACCAGTTCATCAGTTCTGTTAGAAGAACACACGCTGCATAAATGCTACATAATTCACTGTTTTCTTTCCTTGCTATGGCGGTACGGCCTCAAGAACCAAGAACTGTTTTATCAGCTGATATGCCAGTTACACAGCTAAGTGTAGAATATAACAACTACTTATAATTGCTACCCTCCCATAGCACACCATCGCCTGACACTCTTGAATTAATTCTAGCAACGTCTGAAGTTGGCCATTCAGACCATACCAAACAAAAGAATACTACCATAAGACCCTGGGACCTAGCCGTTTCCAAATTAATAAAGGGGCATGTCCAATTTACAGGAGCATACCAAGCTTTAGCCCTCACACAACTTCACTATATTAACAGTCATCATACTCTCGTGGAAAAGATATGAAATCAGACTGAGCAATTATCGAGGTATAACAAGACACCTCATTCAGGTAGTAGCATACACAAGAAAGCAAGTAGCAAAGTTACCTGCACTCATATTCAGATTGAGATACTTGGAGATCTCGGTGGTGCGGCTGCGCATGTCAGTGAAGTCTTTTCCGGCAACAACCTTGCCCACTCCTCGGAGCGTCTTCTTCCTCAAGTCAACAGCAATCACCACTTCCATCTCGCCAGCGGAGCATGCCTTGGACAGTAGGTACACAACATCATCATCCATACTCATTGTGGGGAAAGCCGTGGTGAGGACTGGCAGCAACGTCACCTCGGTGGGCTCACTGTCACTGATACTGCCAGGCAGCAGCTTGGAATGCATTGGCTTGACGACGATTTCATTGGCATTGACGGTGCAGCCGGGGCTCCAGTCCTCCCATGACAGAATCGGGACCGGCATGCTCCATGTGGTGGCCCTCCAGCCAGCGCAGCGGGGTTGAGGGCGTGGCTTCTCGTGGAACCATTCCAGGTAGGTCTCAGGTGGGTGGTACTCCTCAGCGGTCACCACCTCCTGCTTTCTCGGCAGAGCAGTTTCCATCTCGATGTACTTGATGCAGTCTTTGCTTCGGCTGACGGTGATGTCACGGATCAGGAAGGAGCAGCGCTTGTGGTAGGCGTAAGATACCCAGTTCCCCCTCGCAGGCGGCGGCAGAGGCACGTCGTGGAGCACGGGACTTCCGTCGAACACGTTGAGGACGAGGATACTGCGGCAGAGGTCGACCCAGCCGACCGTACCGCGCGGGCCTCCGAGCGTGATCGCCTTGGTCGTCTCATGGTACCGCCCCGCCCCCGCCACCGGGCACACCCTGTCCCTCCGCGGCTCCGCCACCTGCACCATTCTGGAGCGCCACCCCTCGCCGGAGCGGTACAGGCAGAGCTTGAACACCACCGGCTCCTTGAGCGTGCCGTCGTCCATGAGCGACATCCTGCGGGACGTCTTCCCGAGGGCCGAGGCCGGGGCCATGGACGGACTCGTGGCGGGCAGAACGAAACAGAACACGGATCGACAGGCGCACCACACGAGAGACATACTGAACAGCAACAGCGAATCCATTGATTAATCTGAAACAATGCGCATCACATTACATCACATCGGCAACCCCTAACAACGGAGGAACACGCGGGATCAGATCAGCCGCCGAATCCGTAGAGGGTGCGGCCCTGTCGCTTGAGCGCGTAGACGACGTCCATGGCGGTGACGGTCTTGCGGCGGGCGTGCTCGGTGTAGGTGACGGCGTCGCGGATGACGTTCTCGAGGAAGATCTTGAGCacgccgcgggtctcctcgtaGATGAGCCCGGAGATGCGCTTcacgccgccgcgccgcgccaGACGCCGGatcgccggcttggtgatgcccTGGATGTTGTCACGCAGCACCTTCCGGTGGCGCTTGGCGCCGCCCTTGCCCAGCCCCTTGCCTCCCTTGCCGCGGCCCGACATTGCTGGCTGTTGAGGTCGTCGCTGGGGAATTTGGTTGCTGCGGAGGAGAAGCTGGCGGCTGGGGCGTATTTGTAgcggacggggcggcggggggagTTTGGGCGCGGAGGTGAAAGTGAGCGATCCGTGGGCGGCGGGGTTTGGAGCGTGGGGATTGGACGTGGGTGGGAGGGCCGGATCGGTGACGTGGCGAGGAGGGGGTCAGATCCGTGGGTCTGTAAAGGGGATGTGATTGGTTCGCCTCGGGGAGCTCAGTGCTTTATGTGGAAAATGGTGTGTGTGTCAGGGTGTGTTTTTAGGGCATTTTCAATGCATAGGGGCTTATGTAGACttttaaaaaattaaaataattaaaaaaaaaaACAATAGCGCTCACGTAAGAGTCTGGGTCTCCAATGCTGAGGTGCTTTATCTGTTACATCGAACCAATTATCTAGCCTGCTAAATACACTCGAGGCACCAGCTGCCAAGTTATGGCTGGAAGATGCCAGGAAATCTTTCCGTACAAGCAAAACGGCCGGGAGAAAGTACGTCCGGATCACGCCGCGGATCGATACATGGCCGCATTGGATGGTTTCCGTGGTTCGGACATATGCAGACGGTTTGCGGGTCTGCATTGATGATGCCCTGATAACGACTCACATACATAATCCTCGTGGTCTCACCGGCGCGTTAAATGCACAAAACCATCACATTTATGTCATGATTCATGGCAGACTGCACGAGACCAAAATTCTGAAGATATCCCATCCTAGCCTAGCTATTGCTCTCCCGGTGAAGTGAACTAGCGCGTGCGGTTCATCGAGTCAAAACGACGAGTGAAGAAAAAATATAGGAACTTCAAACCACCACGGAAGGTCAACAGTTGAAGCGAATCTCAATGTACTACTTGATAACTCTTTAGTGCATTTTTTATGCCAACATTACATTAATCAATCACTTTGATTAGTGGAAGCAACTAAACTGTTGTTGTAAGTACACATAATCAGAACGAAGGGTGAGGCGGACAAGCAGATCAATAGGTTGCTATATTATTCCACATATATGGGTTTGTGTGATGTTACTTTGGATTACTAAGATTGTTAATCTATACTGGAAATTAGCGGCTGTTAAAAATTAGTCTTGATTTACTATAGCAATAGTTGTTGGTTACAGCCATTAAAAAGATTGATTAGTTCTATCAGGTTATTTAAACAGCAGCAAGGAATGAACATTACAGCTCTCTTTGATTTTCTTTGATGTTTCCTCTTTTGTCTGATCTGAAATAATATGTCATGACTATATATTCTACCCCACATCATCATTCCTTCTACATCGCTCATAGGAGAATATTGTAATGGCACTTTATTACTTGGTGGTAATAGACATAACTCCAGTCTTGCCATGTTTGTACAATTAATTTAATTCAATTTCAAACATGTATCATTTGCAGAAGATGTGCAATGAGTTGATGGGCAGCTAGCCGTTGCAAGAGCATTCAGAGATATGAGCTGCTACTCATACACAGGTATTAGCTTCTGTGTTGTCTAAATTAATTTAGTTTGAAACTTGGATGAAACGGCCAAACGAACTTGATCTATATTGATTCTGCTAATTGAGCTATGTAGGGCACAATAAATATAGCTTTTTCTTATTTCTTTCTGGAAAGCATTTGCCAAAGAAATTGAAAGGCAGCACTCTTATCAGCTATCATTTATCGTTTCTTCCGATAAATCCCTGCTTAGTTATTTCTCACAGGAATGATATATAGGTTGCTCTTGGTTCATCTACTTTGTACTTATGAGTTATGAGATGTTTCTCTGTTTTAGATTGTGGAGTAGTCGTGTGATCTGTAAAATGTACTGCATACATACCAAAGAAAGTATTTGGATTTGCGAATCGTGTAATAAAAACTGGGATGTGGGCTTTCTATAACAGGTTGAGGTTCAAATCCTGAAAGTTAGTGATGTAGCCATGAAAATCAGGGAAgcttctctttttttccttttatcaCATGAAATGAGTGCTATTATCATTGTATTCGTATTTTGTTATTCTTTCTACAATGATCAGGCATGGGTATTCTTTCGAAGTGAGCTTCATTTCTCTATAGTGAGGTCTCTAGCTGgtattttttttaaaatattttcagTGCCATGAAATGATCAAATTCGATAATTCACATGTATCAAACAACACAACTCAGCTGATGTGTTCTTGTTTTTTCTATATACTTGCTCCGTACTCCGACAGATCTAAATCCATAAATACAACAATGTTGGGTTGCTCTGTTTTATCTACTATAATTTGCACGCCTATTTTTTAAAATTCTTATTGTTTCATTCACTTGCTGAAGCTCCTACAAACCTACAGAGCCATTGTTCTCCTACCTGGGAGCGGATAGGAAGGATTTGGGTGCCGGCAACGTGGGGCTGAGAAGAAAGGAGGATGTGTGAGGACAACTAGTGGGCGTACTACAACCGCAGCTGATTCGTGTGTGTTGTTTGTTCGATCCAACCCTTCCGTCTGCAGGGCCTGGCGAAGGGAATGAAGATGCACACCCTCGGCCACGACTTTGTCCTCTAGGTACAAAAGCGAGATAGACTGAAATTTGATAAACATTTGCTGAATATAAAGTATTGCATGATTCCTTGTATTAGCCTCTTTCCAAATGCTCAGTTTTATGACAGGAAGATTTTACATGGTTCAAATGTCCTGTCTCCTAGCTATGACAAGGATTATACATGCCTCCTGTATGGCAGCTACACTCTTATAAATGTCACGGATGGGAGGGAAGACAAGGAGGGCACAGGAAACAGTCGACGAAACATGGTTGAAGTTGTTGTTGTTCTGCACCTCATCCAAACCATCTCTAGATGTATGTCTAAGCTGAGCCCTCTCTTTTTCTTGCAT
This genomic window from Aegilops tauschii subsp. strangulata cultivar AL8/78 chromosome 4, Aet v6.0, whole genome shotgun sequence contains:
- the LOC120962632 gene encoding uncharacterized protein, which codes for MAPASALGKTSRRMSLMDDGTLKEPVVFKLCLYRSGEGWRSRMVQVAEPRRDRVCPVAGAGRYHETTKAITLGGPRGTVGWVDLCRSILVLNVFDGSPVLHDVPLPPPARGNWVSYAYHKRCSFLIRDITVSRSKDCIKYIEMETALPRKQEVVTAEEYHPPETYLEWFHEKPRPQPRCAGWRATTWSMPVPILSWEDWSPGCTVNANEIVVKPMHSKLLPGSISDSEPTEVTLLPVLTTAFPTMSMDDDVVYLLSKACSAGEMEVVIAVDLRKKTLRGVGKVVAGKDFTDMRSRTTEISKYLNLNMSAE
- the LOC109776720 gene encoding histone H4, with protein sequence MSGRGKGGKGLGKGGAKRHRKVLRDNIQGITKPAIRRLARRGGVKRISGLIYEETRGVLKIFLENVIRDAVTYTEHARRKTVTAMDVVYALKRQGRTLYGFGG